From the Campylobacter volucris genome, the window ATTATAGCAGGGATTATAGCGATTAAAAAAGCCAAAAAAGTCGAAACAAAACTCATATATAAAGTTTCTAACAAAGCTGGATATAAAATATTTTCAAAATTGATTAAAATGGTTTCTAAATTCATACAAGCTCCCAAATCACGCCATTATTTTGTAAATAATTCAATACATTTTCTTGATCTTTAGGTGAAATATTGATAACTAAATTACCCAAAGCATTATTGTTTAATTTTTCAATTTTTCCCCATACTATATTAAAATCTATATTTAAGGTTCTAGCCATATGGGTAATAATGCTTTGATTTGCTTTTTCTTTGCAAAAATAAAGTCTAATATTTACTCCATTTTGAGGTAAAAATTCATTTTCTCCTAAAAATTCACGCATTTTTTGACTAGGTTTTAAAAATAATTCTTCAACTTTTCCTTTTCCTATGATTTGTCCATGTTCAAGTAAAACAGCTTTATGGGCTATTTGTTTTACTGCTTCCATTTCATGGGTTACCAAAATAACACTTATATTAAATTCTTTATTAATTTGTGCAATAAGCTCTAAGATATTATTTGTAGTATTAGGATCTAAAGCTGAAGTTGCTTCATCGCTTAATAAAATTTTAGGATTTAAGGCTAAAGCTCTTGCTATAGCCACTCTTTGTTTTTGTCCGCCACTTAATTGTGCTGGATAAGAATGGCTTTTATTGCTAAGTCCTACAAGCTCTAAAAGCTCTGTGACTCTTTTTTGTATATTTGTTTTGCTAAACCCATGAATTTCTAAAGGCATGGAGATATTTTCAAAAATATTTTTACGACTCATTAGAGCAAAATGTTGAAAAATCATACCTATATCTTTTCTAAATTCTCTAAGTTGTTTTTCTTTAAGGGTTTTAATTTCTTGATCAAAAACCTTAACGCTACCATCTTGATAACTTTCTAAACCATTAATGCATCGTAATAAAGTGGATTTTCCAGCTCCACTATGCCCAACAAGTGCATAAATTTCACCTTTTGAAACTTCTAGAGATACATCATTGATGACTAAGTCTTTTCCATAGTATTTTTTTAAATTTTGTATTTTTATCACTTATTTAACCTTGTAAATTAGAAATTTCTTCACAAATTTTATCTAATTGTGATTTTATAGTATCTAGTTGATTTTTATTTTGTTCTACAACTTGCGTTGGTGCATTTTTAATAAAATTTTCATTTTTCATCATTGCATCAAGCTTATTAAATTCTTTTTCGAGTTTTGTTTTTTGATTGTTCAAACGATTTAAAATTCCACTTAAATCTAAATCTTGTGTAGGAATGAAAACTTCTAATTTTTCACTTACATCTCTGATTGATTTTTCTATATTTTTATCAACCAATTCAATTTGTTCACATTTTGCAAGAGTAGTGATGAAATTAGTATAATTTTTAAGTTGCTCGCTCAAAGAAAAATCGTTTAATTTTATATAAGCTTTTTGAATTTTTGTATTAGCTAAATCTACTAAAGTTTTAGCACGACGCACAGAAACTATACTTTCAATGATAATATTAAATAAATCTTCTATTTGTTTATCTTGAGAAGTAAATTCAGGATATTTAGAAATCATAATAGATTCATGTGTATGGATGGAAGTTTTGCTAAGCTCATGATATAAATATTCACTAATAAATGGCATAAAAGGATTTAAAAGTTTTAGTGCTTCTTTAAAAATACTTCCAAGTTCTTTTATGCTTGATTTTTCAGCTTTGCTAAGTTCAATACCCCAATCGCAAAATTCATCCCATAAAAATCTATATAAAGTATTTGCTGCATCATTAAAACGATAATTATCTAAATTTTCTCTTACCTCTTTAACACAAAGATTAAAACGAGAAAGTATGTATTTTGCTAATGTTGATTGGATTTGATTTGGATTTAAATCTTCAAATTTTTCTTCATTTAAAAGTAAAAATTTGCTTGCATTGTAAAGCTTGTTTGTAAAATTTCTAACTTGCAAAAGCTTGTCATTACTTAACTTAATATCTCTTCCTTGGATTGCAAGCAAGGCTAGGGTAAAGCGCAAAATATCAGCACTATATTCTTCTACACTTTCAACTGGATCTATGACATTGCCTAAAGATTTGCTCATTTTTCTACCTTGCTCATCTTTTACAAGAGCATGTAAATAAATATCTTTAAAAGGAAGTTCATTTAAGGCATTGGTGCTTTGAAACATCATTCTAGCAACCCAAAAAAATAAAATATCAAAACCAGTGATCAATAAAGAATTAGGATAAAAATCTTTCAAATCGCTTTCATTCCAAAGGGTGTTTTTACCCCATTCTTTATTGCCCCATCCTAAAGTACTCATTGCCCAAAGTCCTGATGAAAACCAAGTATCTAATACATCTTGATCTTGTTTGAAATTACTACTTTGACATTTTGGACAAGAAGTAGGAGTTTCTTCGCTTGCCCATTCATGTGAGCATTGACAATAATACACAGGAATTTGATGACCCCACCAAAGCTGTCTTGAAATACACCAATCTTTCAGCTCTCTCATCCAAGCATTAAAACTATTAATCCAATGCGAAGGATAAAATTTGCTTCCACCTAGATTAACCTTTTCTATGCTTTCTTTAGCAATTTCATTTTTCACAAACCATTGTTTGGAAATATAGGGCTCAACAATATTTTTACAACGATAGCAATATCCAACTTGATTGGTATAATCTTCTATTTTTTCTACAAAACCTTTTTCTTCTAAGGTTTTAACTATTTCATCTCTAGCTTTTAATCTTTCTTTGCCTTTAAAATTTAAACAATGCTCGTTTAAAATTCCTTTTTCATCAAAGATAGTAATAAATTCAAGATTATGTCTTAATCCAACTTCATAATCATTTACATCATGAGCGGGGGTTACTTTTACAGCTCCTGTTCCAAATTCCATATCAACATGCTCATCAGCAATGATTTTGATCTTTTTATTGATTAAAGGTAAAATGGCATATTGTCCTATTAGATTTTTATATCTTTGATCATTTGGATTAACCATAATAGCACTATCGCCAAAATATGTTTCAGGCCTTGTTGTAGCAACTACTATATAAGAATTGCTATTTTCTAAAAAATATCTTAAATGGTATAATTTTCCTTTGTTTTCTTTGTGTTCTACTTCTATATCACTTAATGCACCATCGTGTGTGCACCAATTTACCATATAATTTCCACGAACAATAAGTTTTTTGTTATAAAGATCTACAAAGGCTTTTTTTACAGCATTAACTAAACCCTCATCCATAGTAAAACGCAAACGACTCCAAGCAGGAGTGATGCCTAAAATTCTCATTTGTTTTACTATGGTTCCACCGCTTTGTTCTTTCCATTCCCAAACTTTTTTTATAAATTCTTCTCTTCCTAATTCTTCTTTGGTTATACCTTGAGCTAAAAGCTGTTTTTCTACTACATTTTGAGTTGCAATACCTGCATGGTCAAGCCCTGGTTGATAAAGTGTTTTGTATCCATCCATTCTTTTATAGCGAGTTGTGATATCTTGCAATGTACAAGTTAGAGCATGCCCTATGTGTAAAACACCTGTTACATTTGGTGGAGGCATCATGATACAAAAATTTTTATCTTTTTTTTGAATTTTTTTATTACCATCTATTTCAAAATATCCACGCTCTTCGCAAATTTTATAATATTCTTTTTCTAGTGATTTATCATACATAATGTTTACCTTAAAGAAGAGATGTAAAATTGCTATATTAGCTTAAAAATATTAAAGAAGTTTTGAAATTGATGTAGAAATTAGTTATAAAAACTAATTTCTACTTTACGATTGTCTTGTCTTTGTTGATCAGATTTATCTTTTAGTGGGTATTGATCTTTACCTAAAGATTGAATTTGCACTACCTCTGTGAAAGTAAAGAAATGTTTTGCGACATTCATTGCTCTATTTAAGCCTATCATATAGTTTGCAAAAGAACTTCCTCTATCATCTGCATAACCTTGAATTTTCACTCTTTTGATGATATCTTCTCTTGCTAAACTTTGATTGATTTTTTCAAGTATGTCTTCATTGCTATAATCACTATAGCCATTTCTGTCAAATAAGAATTTAGAATCTTTTATATCCATATTAACATATTTGTATTTTTTCTTATTTTTATCAAAAATAATATCTTTATTATAAATACTTAAATTCATATTGTCATTTGGAAGCATTTGGATAAAAATAGTTAAATTA encodes:
- a CDS encoding methionine ABC transporter ATP-binding protein, whose translation is MIKIQNLKKYYGKDLVINDVSLEVSKGEIYALVGHSGAGKSTLLRCINGLESYQDGSVKVFDQEIKTLKEKQLREFRKDIGMIFQHFALMSRKNIFENISMPLEIHGFSKTNIQKRVTELLELVGLSNKSHSYPAQLSGGQKQRVAIARALALNPKILLSDEATSALDPNTTNNILELIAQINKEFNISVILVTHEMEAVKQIAHKAVLLEHGQIIGKGKVEELFLKPSQKMREFLGENEFLPQNGVNIRLYFCKEKANQSIITHMARTLNIDFNIVWGKIEKLNNNALGNLVINISPKDQENVLNYLQNNGVIWELV
- a CDS encoding valine--tRNA ligase, producing the protein MYDKSLEKEYYKICEERGYFEIDGNKKIQKKDKNFCIMMPPPNVTGVLHIGHALTCTLQDITTRYKRMDGYKTLYQPGLDHAGIATQNVVEKQLLAQGITKEELGREEFIKKVWEWKEQSGGTIVKQMRILGITPAWSRLRFTMDEGLVNAVKKAFVDLYNKKLIVRGNYMVNWCTHDGALSDIEVEHKENKGKLYHLRYFLENSNSYIVVATTRPETYFGDSAIMVNPNDQRYKNLIGQYAILPLINKKIKIIADEHVDMEFGTGAVKVTPAHDVNDYEVGLRHNLEFITIFDEKGILNEHCLNFKGKERLKARDEIVKTLEEKGFVEKIEDYTNQVGYCYRCKNIVEPYISKQWFVKNEIAKESIEKVNLGGSKFYPSHWINSFNAWMRELKDWCISRQLWWGHQIPVYYCQCSHEWASEETPTSCPKCQSSNFKQDQDVLDTWFSSGLWAMSTLGWGNKEWGKNTLWNESDLKDFYPNSLLITGFDILFFWVARMMFQSTNALNELPFKDIYLHALVKDEQGRKMSKSLGNVIDPVESVEEYSADILRFTLALLAIQGRDIKLSNDKLLQVRNFTNKLYNASKFLLLNEEKFEDLNPNQIQSTLAKYILSRFNLCVKEVRENLDNYRFNDAANTLYRFLWDEFCDWGIELSKAEKSSIKELGSIFKEALKLLNPFMPFISEYLYHELSKTSIHTHESIMISKYPEFTSQDKQIEDLFNIIIESIVSVRRAKTLVDLANTKIQKAYIKLNDFSLSEQLKNYTNFITTLAKCEQIELVDKNIEKSIRDVSEKLEVFIPTQDLDLSGILNRLNNQKTKLEKEFNKLDAMMKNENFIKNAPTQVVEQNKNQLDTIKSQLDKICEEISNLQG